A window of Oncorhynchus keta strain PuntledgeMale-10-30-2019 chromosome 27, Oket_V2, whole genome shotgun sequence contains these coding sequences:
- the LOC118359925 gene encoding kelch-like protein 12 isoform X1 has protein sequence MAPKDIMTNSHAKSILNAMNALRKSNTLCDITLRVENTDFPVHRIVLAACSDYFCAMFTSEVTLSEKGKSFVDIQGLTASTMEILLDFVYTETVLVTVENVQELLPAACLLQLKGVKRACCDFLDSQLDPTNCLGIRDFAETHNCLDLMQAAELFSQKHFPEVVQHEEFMLLCQNEVDKLVKCDEIQVDSEEPVFEAVLNWVKHNRKERETYLSEMLEHVRMPLLTPRYITDVIDSEPLIRCSLPCRDLVDEAKKFHLRPELRIEMQGPRTQARLGAKEVLLVIGGFGSQQSPIDIVEKYDPKTQEWSFLPNIARKRRYVATVSLNDRVYVIGGYDGRSRLSSVECLDYTADEDGIWYNVATMNVRRGLAGATTLGDMIYVAGGFDGSRRHTSMERYDPNIDQWSMLGDMQTAREGAGLVVASGLIYCLGGYDGLNILNSVERYDPHTGHWTNVTPMATKRSGASVALLNDHIYVVGGFDGTAHLDSVEFYNIRTDYWTTVASMTTPRCYVGATVLRGRLYAIAGYDGNSLLSSIECYDPVIDNWEVVTSMATQRCDAGVCVLREK, from the exons ATGGCTCCCAAAGACATCATGACCAACTCCCATGCCAAATCCATCCTCAATGCCATGAACGCACTTCGTAAGAGCAACACACTCTGTGACATCACATTGAGAGTGGAGAATACTGACTTTCCTGTGCACCGCATTGTCCTGGCAGCCTGCAGTGACTACTTCTGCGCCATGTTCACCAGCGAGGTAACT CTGTCAGAGAAAGGGAAATCCTTCGTAGACATTCAGGGGTTGACTGCGTCCACCATGGAGATCCTGCTGGACTTTGTTTACACAGAGACAGTCCTGGTCACAGTGGAGAATGTCCAGGAACTGCTTCCTGCTGCCTGTCTGCTGCAGCTCAAAG GAGTGAAAAGAGCATGTTGTGACTTTCTGGATAGTCAGCTTGATCCCACAAACTGCCTGGGCATTCGGGACTTTGCTGAGACCCACAATTGCCTTGACCTGATGCAGGCCGCTGAGCTCTTCTCTCAGAAGCACTTTCCTGAGGTTGTTCAACATGAGGAGTTTATGCTGCTCTGCCAGAACGAGGTTGATAAACTAGTTAAATGCGATGAAATCCAG GTGGACTCAGAGGAGCCTGTATTCGAGGCAGTGTTGAATTGGGTTAAACACAataggaaagagagggagacgtaTTTATCGGAGATGCTGGAGCATGTGCGGATGCCTTTGCTCACTCCACGCTATATCACAGACGTTATCGACTCAGAG CCCCTCATTCGATGCAGTCTTCCCTGTCGAGACCTTGTGGATGAGGCCAAGAAATTTCACCTTAGACCTGAGCTGAGGATTGAGATGCAGGGGCCACGCACCCAAGCCAGATTAG GTGCCAAGGAGGTCCTGCTCGTTATTGGAGGATTCGGCAGTCAACAATCCCCTATAGATATTGTTGAGAAGTATGATCCTAAAACTCAGGAGTGGAGCTTTTTACCT AACATTGCTCGGAAAAGGCGTTACGTGGCTACCGTGTCCCTCAATGACCGCGTGTACGTGATTGGCGGCTACGATGGTCGATCGCGGCTTAGCTCGGTGGAGTGCTTGGACTACACGGCCGACGAGGATGGTATCTGGTACAACGTCGCCACTATGAATGTACGGCGGGGTCTTGCCGGGGCGACAACACTCGGAG ATATGATCTATGTTGCTGGAGGCTTTGATGGTAGTCGCCGTCACACCAGCATGGAACGATATGACCCCAATATTGACCAGTGGAGTATGCTGGGGGACATGcagacagccagggaaggggCTGGCCTGGTGGTGGCTAGTGGACTCATATACTGTCTAG GTGGGTACGACGGATTGAACATCCTCAATTCAGTGGAACGGTATGACCCTCATACAGGACATTGGACTAATGTTACCCCCATGGCTACCAAACGCTCAG GGGCCAGTGTAGCCTTGCTCAACGACCACATCTATGTGGTGGGAGGCTTCGATGGAACAGCGCATCTTGACTCTGTGGAGTTTTACAACATTAGGACAGACTATTGGACCACGGTAGCCAGTATGACCACTCCCCGCTGCTACGTGGGAGCTACTGTCCTCCGGGGACGACTCTACGCCATAGCTGG GTATGATGGAAACTCCCTTCTGAGCAGTATCGAGTGTTACGACCCAGTGATTGACAACTGGGAGGTGGTCACCTCCATGGCTACACAGCGCTGCGATGCAGGAGTGTGTGTCCTGCGAGAGAAGTGA
- the LOC118359925 gene encoding kelch-like protein 12 isoform X3, whose product MAPKDIMTNSHAKSILNAMNALRKSNTLCDITLRVENTDFPVHRIVLAACSDYFCAMFTSEVTLSEKGKSFVDIQGLTASTMEILLDFVYTETVLVTVENVQELLPAACLLQLKGVKRACCDFLDSQLDPTNCLGIRDFAETHNCLDLMQAAELFSQKHFPEVVQHEEFMLLCQNEVDKLVKCDEIQVDSEEPVFEAVLNWVKHNRKERETYLSEMLEHVRMPLLTPRYITDVIDSEPLIRCSLPCRDLVDEAKKFHLRPELRIEMQGPRTQARLGAKEVLLVIGGFGSQQSPIDIVEKYDPKTQEWSFLPNIARKRRYVATVSLNDRVYVIGGYDGRSRLSSVECLDYTADEDGIWYNVATMNVRRGLAGATTLGDMIYVAGGFDGSRRHTSMERYDPNIDQWSMLGDMQTAREGAGLVVASGLIYCLGGYDGLNILNSVERYDPHTGHWTNVTPMATKRSGASVALLNDHIYVVGGFDGTAHLDSVEFYNIRTDYWTTVASMTTPRCYVGATVLRGRLYAIAGQMRNKWGRQVKRRYRVKGGHRD is encoded by the exons ATGGCTCCCAAAGACATCATGACCAACTCCCATGCCAAATCCATCCTCAATGCCATGAACGCACTTCGTAAGAGCAACACACTCTGTGACATCACATTGAGAGTGGAGAATACTGACTTTCCTGTGCACCGCATTGTCCTGGCAGCCTGCAGTGACTACTTCTGCGCCATGTTCACCAGCGAGGTAACT CTGTCAGAGAAAGGGAAATCCTTCGTAGACATTCAGGGGTTGACTGCGTCCACCATGGAGATCCTGCTGGACTTTGTTTACACAGAGACAGTCCTGGTCACAGTGGAGAATGTCCAGGAACTGCTTCCTGCTGCCTGTCTGCTGCAGCTCAAAG GAGTGAAAAGAGCATGTTGTGACTTTCTGGATAGTCAGCTTGATCCCACAAACTGCCTGGGCATTCGGGACTTTGCTGAGACCCACAATTGCCTTGACCTGATGCAGGCCGCTGAGCTCTTCTCTCAGAAGCACTTTCCTGAGGTTGTTCAACATGAGGAGTTTATGCTGCTCTGCCAGAACGAGGTTGATAAACTAGTTAAATGCGATGAAATCCAG GTGGACTCAGAGGAGCCTGTATTCGAGGCAGTGTTGAATTGGGTTAAACACAataggaaagagagggagacgtaTTTATCGGAGATGCTGGAGCATGTGCGGATGCCTTTGCTCACTCCACGCTATATCACAGACGTTATCGACTCAGAG CCCCTCATTCGATGCAGTCTTCCCTGTCGAGACCTTGTGGATGAGGCCAAGAAATTTCACCTTAGACCTGAGCTGAGGATTGAGATGCAGGGGCCACGCACCCAAGCCAGATTAG GTGCCAAGGAGGTCCTGCTCGTTATTGGAGGATTCGGCAGTCAACAATCCCCTATAGATATTGTTGAGAAGTATGATCCTAAAACTCAGGAGTGGAGCTTTTTACCT AACATTGCTCGGAAAAGGCGTTACGTGGCTACCGTGTCCCTCAATGACCGCGTGTACGTGATTGGCGGCTACGATGGTCGATCGCGGCTTAGCTCGGTGGAGTGCTTGGACTACACGGCCGACGAGGATGGTATCTGGTACAACGTCGCCACTATGAATGTACGGCGGGGTCTTGCCGGGGCGACAACACTCGGAG ATATGATCTATGTTGCTGGAGGCTTTGATGGTAGTCGCCGTCACACCAGCATGGAACGATATGACCCCAATATTGACCAGTGGAGTATGCTGGGGGACATGcagacagccagggaaggggCTGGCCTGGTGGTGGCTAGTGGACTCATATACTGTCTAG GTGGGTACGACGGATTGAACATCCTCAATTCAGTGGAACGGTATGACCCTCATACAGGACATTGGACTAATGTTACCCCCATGGCTACCAAACGCTCAG GGGCCAGTGTAGCCTTGCTCAACGACCACATCTATGTGGTGGGAGGCTTCGATGGAACAGCGCATCTTGACTCTGTGGAGTTTTACAACATTAGGACAGACTATTGGACCACGGTAGCCAGTATGACCACTCCCCGCTGCTACGTGGGAGCTACTGTCCTCCGGGGACGACTCTACGCCATAGCTGG ACAGATGAGAAACAAATGGGGGAGACAGGTGAAGAGGAGATACAGAGTCAAGGGAGGACACAgggattga
- the LOC118359925 gene encoding kelch-like protein 12 isoform X2, whose protein sequence is MAPKDIMTNSHAKSILNAMNALRKSNTLCDITLRVENTDFPVHRIVLAACSDYFCAMFTSELSEKGKSFVDIQGLTASTMEILLDFVYTETVLVTVENVQELLPAACLLQLKGVKRACCDFLDSQLDPTNCLGIRDFAETHNCLDLMQAAELFSQKHFPEVVQHEEFMLLCQNEVDKLVKCDEIQVDSEEPVFEAVLNWVKHNRKERETYLSEMLEHVRMPLLTPRYITDVIDSEPLIRCSLPCRDLVDEAKKFHLRPELRIEMQGPRTQARLGAKEVLLVIGGFGSQQSPIDIVEKYDPKTQEWSFLPNIARKRRYVATVSLNDRVYVIGGYDGRSRLSSVECLDYTADEDGIWYNVATMNVRRGLAGATTLGDMIYVAGGFDGSRRHTSMERYDPNIDQWSMLGDMQTAREGAGLVVASGLIYCLGGYDGLNILNSVERYDPHTGHWTNVTPMATKRSGASVALLNDHIYVVGGFDGTAHLDSVEFYNIRTDYWTTVASMTTPRCYVGATVLRGRLYAIAGYDGNSLLSSIECYDPVIDNWEVVTSMATQRCDAGVCVLREK, encoded by the exons ATGGCTCCCAAAGACATCATGACCAACTCCCATGCCAAATCCATCCTCAATGCCATGAACGCACTTCGTAAGAGCAACACACTCTGTGACATCACATTGAGAGTGGAGAATACTGACTTTCCTGTGCACCGCATTGTCCTGGCAGCCTGCAGTGACTACTTCTGCGCCATGTTCACCAGCGAG CTGTCAGAGAAAGGGAAATCCTTCGTAGACATTCAGGGGTTGACTGCGTCCACCATGGAGATCCTGCTGGACTTTGTTTACACAGAGACAGTCCTGGTCACAGTGGAGAATGTCCAGGAACTGCTTCCTGCTGCCTGTCTGCTGCAGCTCAAAG GAGTGAAAAGAGCATGTTGTGACTTTCTGGATAGTCAGCTTGATCCCACAAACTGCCTGGGCATTCGGGACTTTGCTGAGACCCACAATTGCCTTGACCTGATGCAGGCCGCTGAGCTCTTCTCTCAGAAGCACTTTCCTGAGGTTGTTCAACATGAGGAGTTTATGCTGCTCTGCCAGAACGAGGTTGATAAACTAGTTAAATGCGATGAAATCCAG GTGGACTCAGAGGAGCCTGTATTCGAGGCAGTGTTGAATTGGGTTAAACACAataggaaagagagggagacgtaTTTATCGGAGATGCTGGAGCATGTGCGGATGCCTTTGCTCACTCCACGCTATATCACAGACGTTATCGACTCAGAG CCCCTCATTCGATGCAGTCTTCCCTGTCGAGACCTTGTGGATGAGGCCAAGAAATTTCACCTTAGACCTGAGCTGAGGATTGAGATGCAGGGGCCACGCACCCAAGCCAGATTAG GTGCCAAGGAGGTCCTGCTCGTTATTGGAGGATTCGGCAGTCAACAATCCCCTATAGATATTGTTGAGAAGTATGATCCTAAAACTCAGGAGTGGAGCTTTTTACCT AACATTGCTCGGAAAAGGCGTTACGTGGCTACCGTGTCCCTCAATGACCGCGTGTACGTGATTGGCGGCTACGATGGTCGATCGCGGCTTAGCTCGGTGGAGTGCTTGGACTACACGGCCGACGAGGATGGTATCTGGTACAACGTCGCCACTATGAATGTACGGCGGGGTCTTGCCGGGGCGACAACACTCGGAG ATATGATCTATGTTGCTGGAGGCTTTGATGGTAGTCGCCGTCACACCAGCATGGAACGATATGACCCCAATATTGACCAGTGGAGTATGCTGGGGGACATGcagacagccagggaaggggCTGGCCTGGTGGTGGCTAGTGGACTCATATACTGTCTAG GTGGGTACGACGGATTGAACATCCTCAATTCAGTGGAACGGTATGACCCTCATACAGGACATTGGACTAATGTTACCCCCATGGCTACCAAACGCTCAG GGGCCAGTGTAGCCTTGCTCAACGACCACATCTATGTGGTGGGAGGCTTCGATGGAACAGCGCATCTTGACTCTGTGGAGTTTTACAACATTAGGACAGACTATTGGACCACGGTAGCCAGTATGACCACTCCCCGCTGCTACGTGGGAGCTACTGTCCTCCGGGGACGACTCTACGCCATAGCTGG GTATGATGGAAACTCCCTTCTGAGCAGTATCGAGTGTTACGACCCAGTGATTGACAACTGGGAGGTGGTCACCTCCATGGCTACACAGCGCTGCGATGCAGGAGTGTGTGTCCTGCGAGAGAAGTGA